One Candidatus Methylomirabilota bacterium genomic window, GAGGGCGGCCAGCTCGGCGCAGTCCGTGGCATCGGTGGTACGGGGCAGGCGGATTTCGATCATGGGACGGTGAGTGGAAAATACACCGGCGCGCCCTGGCGGGCAACGCGAGATACCGGCGTGCTGCCGAGGGCTCAATAGGTCCCGGGCCGGATCTGCTTGTAGAGCTCCTTCAGCTTGTCGGGCGTGAAGCCCGGCGCCTGGCAGGTGGAGATGATCTTCTTCTCGTCGGCCTCGACCTTGGCGATGGCTTCGGGGATGCCGCCCGCGATCTCGGGCGGGATCGTGACCACGCCGTGCTGGTCGAAGTGGACGATGTCGCCCGGCTTGATCCAGACGCCGCCCACCTTGACGGGAATGCCGAAGTCCACCATGTGGACGTTGGCGTGGGAAACGGAGATGTGGGCAGCGGCGAACTGGAACTTGAGCGCGCGGACCTCGTCGAGGTCTCGCACGGAGCCGTCCGTCACCACGCCGACGCAGCCCATGGCGCGGTGGATGTTGGCCTGGACCTCGCCCCACTGGGCGCCCTGGCCGCGCGGCTCGTCGAGGTCGTGGACGACGATGACGCGCGGGGCGGGGATGCTCATGACGAAGTCCCACCAGCCGAAGAGGCTCGCGCGGTGCCCCTCGATCGGGCCGTGCTCGGCCCGGATCAGGCAGGTGGCGGCGTGGCCGACCAGAGGGCCCAACTCGGGGAAGAGCCCGCGGATCTCCGAGGAGACGTTGCCCTCCTCGCGCGGCCTGACCTTGAATGTCTCGATGGCGTTGGCCACGCTGGGGCTGGTGATCTTCTTGAGAGCGTTGATCTGCTGCGTCGTGAGCGGCACGGGCTGTCCTCCTTATTAAAGGGCGGCTGGCTTGAACGGCGGTTAAATGGTGCCTTTGCGCTTCTCGATGAGCGCCTGCTTGAGCTGCTCGATCATCTGCTCGATCTGCTGGAGGTTGGGATTGGCGGCGAGCGCGCGCTGGAAGTAGGCGAGCGCCTGCTCGGGCTTGTCGAGCTGGAGGTAGATCTGGCCGTAGCCCGAGAGCGCCCCCCAGTGCTTCGGGTTGCGCTTGATCACCTCGTCGCAGTCGCGGAGCGACTTGTCGTACTCGCCGATGAAGAAGTAGACCGTCGCCCGCTTGTTCCACCCCTCGGCGAACTCGGGCTTGAGCCTGATGATCTGGCTGAACGTGTCGATCGCAGCCTGCCCCTGCCCGTGGTTCATCTGCTCGACGCCGGCGGCGAAGAGCCCGTCCACCTTCGGATCGCCCGAGCGACTCCACACCTGCCAGATCGAGCTCTCCGACAGGGCCCGCACAAGGTCGTCCAGGTCGCGAAGCGTCTTGAAGAGGGCGGGCAGATCGGCGGGCGCGCCGAGCTCGCCCATCCAGGCGGCGGCGAGGCGGCGCGCCTCGACGTCGGTGCTGCCGAGATCGCGGAGCGCCTGCTCCCGCGAGGGGCGCGGCTTGTCCTGGGCGTCCGCCGCGGCCGGCGTGAGGAGCGCCAGGCCGAGAGCCAGGGCGAGCATCTTCACTTCGACCGCCCGATGAGCGAGAGGAACTGCGCCTCGTCCAACAGGGTCACGCCGAGTCGCTTGGCGTCGTCGGCCTTCCCGCCGGGGTCCTCACCCGCGATCACGTAGTCCGTCTTCCTGGAGACCGTGCCCGTGACGCGCCCGCCGAGGCGCAGGATCGCGTCCTTGGCTTCATCCCGCGTCATGCCGCGGAGCCCGCCCGTGAGGACGAGCGTCTTGCCCGTGAGGGGACCGGGCTTGTCCGAGACGCCTTTCTCGGAGAGGTCGACGCCGACCTCGCGGAGGTGGCGGATGATCTTCCGGTTCCGATCCTCCAAGAAGAAGCGGGAGACTGAGCGGGCGATCTTGGGCCCGATCCCGGAGATCTCGTTGATGTCGTCCCCGGTCGCCTTCTCGAGGCGCTCCATGCTGCCGAAGCGGGCGGCCAGGAGCTGCGCGGCGCGCTCGCCCACCATGCGGATGCCGAGGCCGTTGAGGACGCGGGAGAGCCCGCGGCCCTTGGAGGTCTGGATGGCCTCGACGAGATTGGTCGCCGACTTTTCCGCCATGCGCTCGAGCCCCGCCAGCTGTGGGACGTCGAGCTCGTAGAGGTCGCCGAAGTCCCTGCAGAGCTCCCGGTCCACGAGCTGGGTGATAACGACCTCGCCCAAGTGCTCGATGTCCATCGCGCGCCTCCCACCCCAGTGGAAGAGCCGCTCCTTGAGCTGCGCCGGGCAGGCGACGTTGGTGCAGCGCCAGATGGCCTCGCCCTCGGGCCGCTCGGCGGGCGCGCCGCAGACGGGGCACGCCCGCGGCATGTGGAAGGGCTTGGCGCCGGCCGGCCGCTTAGCGGTGACGACCTGGACCAGGTAGGGGATGACGTCGCCGGCGCGCTCGATGAGGACGGTGTCGCCCACGCGCACGTCCTTCTTGCGCACCTCGTCCTCGTTGTGGAGGCTGACATTGCTCACGGTGACGCCGGCCAGCTCGACGGGCTCGAGCTGGGCGGTCGGCGTGAGCGCACCCGTTTTGCCCACGTTGATCGTGATGCCCTTGACCTGTGTCGTCGCCTGGCGGGCGGCGAACTTGAAGGCGATGGCCCAGCGCGGGTGGTGCGCCGTGGCGCCGAGCCTGCGCTGCTGCTCGAGGTCGTTGACCTTGACGACGGCGCCGTCGGCATCGTACTCGAGCGCGTCCCGCTCCGCCTCCAGGCGCCGGCAGTAGGCGATCACGGCATCGATGTCGGGGCACCGCTCCGACCGCGGGTTGACCTCGAAGCCGCTTTCCTTGAGGGCCTCGAGCCGCTCCCAGTGAGAGTCGAAGAGCACGGGCTCGAGGACGCTCGCATGGTAGAGGAAGATCTCGAGCGGGCGCGTCGCCGTGATCGCCGGGTCCTTCTGCCTCACCGCGCCGGCGGCGGCGTTCCGGGGATTGGCAAACGTCGGCTCGCCGGCCTCCTCGAGCCTGGCGTTGAGCCGGGCGAAGGCCTCGCGCGGCATGTACACCTCGCCGCGGACCTCGAGCCGCTTCGCGTCCTTGAGCGTTCCGTGAAGGGTCGAGGGGATGGCCTTGATGGTGCGCAGGTTCTGCGTGATGTCCTCGCCGACCCGGCCGTCTCCGCGAGTGGCGCCGCGCGTGAACCGCCCGCGCTCGTAGAGGAGCGCCACGCCGAGGCCGTCGATCTTGGGCTCGCAGACGAAATCGAACCTGGCCTGAGGAAGCGCCCGGCGGATGCGCGCCTCGAACTCGCGCAGGTCAGCCGGGCTCATCGCGTTGTCCAGCGAGAGCATGGCCACCAGGTGCTCGACGGGCGCGAAGGCCGGTCCGACGCGCCCGCCCACGCCCTGGGTCGGGCTGTCGGGCGTGATCAGCTCGGGGTGCGCCTCTTCGAGCGCGCGGAGCTCGCGCAGGAGGCGGTCGTACTCGGCGTCGGAGATCTCGGGGCGGTCTTCGACGTAGTAGAGGTAATTGTGCCGGTGGATGGCCTCGCGGAGCGCCTCGATCTTTTCGGCGGCATCCTTTGTCTTCGTCATGGTGTCTTCGTCATGGTGGCTTCGTCATGGCGAGGCCCAGAATACCACTAGCGGCGAGGGGCTTTGGTCCGGGCTTCCTCGATGAGGACGGCGACGCGCCGGCGGTCCTCGCCGGGGGGCATGAGCGTGACGAAGCGCTCCCATGCCTTGATGGCGCCGGCGTAGTCCTGCTTGACCTCGTAGAGCACCTGGCCCTTGTACATGAGCGCCGGGGTGTACTTCGGGTCGATCTTGAGCGCCTTGTCGAAGGTCTCGAGCGCGGCGTCAGCGTGGCCGCCCATCGCCACGATCAGGGCAAGGTGCGTCATCGCGTCGACGTTCGTCTCGTCGCGCTTGAGCACGGCCTGGTAGGCCGCGATGGCCTCCGGGTAGCGGCCCGCATTCAGGCTCTCGCGCGCTGCCTGGAGCATCCTGGCCATGATCTCGGGTGGGATGGGCCTGAGGGCGGCGGCCCCGGCGCCAGCGGCCCCGGTGCCGGGCGCCCCGGGCAGGAGCGGGCCGGGATCTGTCAGGGCTGGGCCGGGCATGCCGCCAACCGGCGGGACAGCGGTGGGGTCGGGCGCGCTGTACCGGCTCACGCCCACACCGAGCGCGATGCCCAATGCGAGGAGCGCCATGCCGCCGACGGTGATGGCGGCGGGGCTCCGGGTCCAGGCGCCGGGGGCCGGCGTCGCGCGCTCGACGGCAGGCGGGGCCGGAACGCCGCCCAGGGCATCGAGCTTGGTCAGCAGGTCGGCGGCGCGACCCTCGTACCGGTCCCGGAGCGCCTGGAAGTCGTCGTCCGAGAGCGAGCCCGACTCGTGGTCGAAGGTGAGCTCGTTGAGGGCGCGGTAGGTCGAGGCCTTCTCTTCGGCAAGCTCGAGCCGGCGGTCGGGCGGCGTCGCGGACGGGCCGGCTGTCCCTCCGCTCCCGCCCCGAAGAAGCGGCCAGAGGACGAGCGCGAGCGCGGGCAGGCCGATCGCGCCGATGGCGATCCACTGCGCGGCGGTCAGCACTCAGCCCTCGTCTCGCCGCGCTGCTCGCCTCCGGCTCGGCAGCGGCGTCTCATCTCGAACTTCATC contains:
- a CDS encoding tetratricopeptide repeat protein, encoding MLALALGLALLTPAAADAQDKPRPSREQALRDLGSTDVEARRLAAAWMGELGAPADLPALFKTLRDLDDLVRALSESSIWQVWSRSGDPKVDGLFAAGVEQMNHGQGQAAIDTFSQIIRLKPEFAEGWNKRATVYFFIGEYDKSLRDCDEVIKRNPKHWGALSGYGQIYLQLDKPEQALAYFQRALAANPNLQQIEQMIEQLKQALIEKRKGTI
- a CDS encoding RraA family protein, with the protein product MPLTTQQINALKKITSPSVANAIETFKVRPREEGNVSSEIRGLFPELGPLVGHAATCLIRAEHGPIEGHRASLFGWWDFVMSIPAPRVIVVHDLDEPRGQGAQWGEVQANIHRAMGCVGVVTDGSVRDLDEVRALKFQFAAAHISVSHANVHMVDFGIPVKVGGVWIKPGDIVHFDQHGVVTIPPEIAGGIPEAIAKVEADEKKIISTCQAPGFTPDKLKELYKQIRPGTY
- the ligA gene encoding NAD-dependent DNA ligase LigA; this encodes MTKTKDAAEKIEALREAIHRHNYLYYVEDRPEISDAEYDRLLRELRALEEAHPELITPDSPTQGVGGRVGPAFAPVEHLVAMLSLDNAMSPADLREFEARIRRALPQARFDFVCEPKIDGLGVALLYERGRFTRGATRGDGRVGEDITQNLRTIKAIPSTLHGTLKDAKRLEVRGEVYMPREAFARLNARLEEAGEPTFANPRNAAAGAVRQKDPAITATRPLEIFLYHASVLEPVLFDSHWERLEALKESGFEVNPRSERCPDIDAVIAYCRRLEAERDALEYDADGAVVKVNDLEQQRRLGATAHHPRWAIAFKFAARQATTQVKGITINVGKTGALTPTAQLEPVELAGVTVSNVSLHNEDEVRKKDVRVGDTVLIERAGDVIPYLVQVVTAKRPAGAKPFHMPRACPVCGAPAERPEGEAIWRCTNVACPAQLKERLFHWGGRRAMDIEHLGEVVITQLVDRELCRDFGDLYELDVPQLAGLERMAEKSATNLVEAIQTSKGRGLSRVLNGLGIRMVGERAAQLLAARFGSMERLEKATGDDINEISGIGPKIARSVSRFFLEDRNRKIIRHLREVGVDLSEKGVSDKPGPLTGKTLVLTGGLRGMTRDEAKDAILRLGGRVTGTVSRKTDYVIAGEDPGGKADDAKRLGVTLLDEAQFLSLIGRSK
- a CDS encoding tetratricopeptide repeat protein, with protein sequence MLTAAQWIAIGAIGLPALALVLWPLLRGGSGGTAGPSATPPDRRLELAEEKASTYRALNELTFDHESGSLSDDDFQALRDRYEGRAADLLTKLDALGGVPAPPAVERATPAPGAWTRSPAAITVGGMALLALGIALGVGVSRYSAPDPTAVPPVGGMPGPALTDPGPLLPGAPGTGAAGAGAAALRPIPPEIMARMLQAARESLNAGRYPEAIAAYQAVLKRDETNVDAMTHLALIVAMGGHADAALETFDKALKIDPKYTPALMYKGQVLYEVKQDYAGAIKAWERFVTLMPPGEDRRRVAVLIEEARTKAPRR